A portion of the Treponema sp. J25 genome contains these proteins:
- a CDS encoding M48 family metallopeptidase, with protein MDRSCIGSYFDGKSSRAYPCTVVLGEDNLTIYVLAAREVASQEEHPDDGNVPPDIPQQEVPSVPGEYFSPEPDILFTKIWDFSGIKIRDTRPHHGELQYGPFPHETLIIQDPQFFYTLQNTRYFKRHRSFYERFFGSPRKVVGSVFLTIALIVGFYFMGIPLIADLTSSLLPPSQESSLGETLFSNIVESEGGLTRPELQEKVLEFARTLTFGHQIKEIALLPGDTINAFAVMGGYIGIYLPMLELIETPEELAALLAHEWAHIEKRHSTRLIVRNLAGYYLISLIAGDFSGFLGILIENGHMLNNLRYSRTFEEEADLRARELLIQNGFSPEGLTHLLTKISEKESEKGPEWLSTHPSLFKRLHEERASSLPSTISRSPQQERIRQQAALLFEQIKMALQ; from the coding sequence GCTTCCCAAGAAGAACATCCTGACGATGGGAATGTACCTCCTGATATCCCCCAACAGGAAGTACCTTCGGTCCCGGGGGAATATTTCTCCCCAGAGCCAGACATACTATTCACAAAGATATGGGATTTTTCCGGTATTAAAATAAGAGACACCCGGCCCCATCATGGCGAACTCCAGTATGGGCCATTTCCCCATGAAACCCTCATTATTCAGGATCCTCAGTTTTTTTATACCCTCCAAAACACGAGATATTTTAAGCGGCACCGTTCTTTCTATGAGAGATTTTTCGGAAGTCCCCGAAAGGTTGTTGGAAGTGTTTTCCTGACCATTGCCCTCATTGTGGGGTTCTACTTTATGGGGATCCCCTTGATTGCGGATCTTACCAGTTCTCTGTTACCACCTTCTCAGGAAAGCTCCCTGGGAGAAACCCTGTTCTCCAATATTGTAGAAAGCGAAGGGGGTCTTACCCGCCCTGAACTCCAAGAAAAGGTCTTAGAATTTGCAAGGACCCTTACATTTGGTCACCAGATTAAAGAGATCGCCCTGTTACCGGGGGACACCATTAACGCCTTTGCCGTCATGGGTGGGTACATTGGTATTTATCTTCCTATGCTCGAACTCATAGAAACCCCAGAGGAACTCGCCGCTCTCCTTGCCCATGAATGGGCCCATATTGAAAAGCGGCATTCAACCCGCCTGATCGTGCGGAACCTTGCCGGCTATTACCTTATCTCTCTTATAGCAGGTGATTTCAGTGGTTTTTTGGGGATCCTCATTGAGAACGGACACATGCTCAATAATTTACGATATTCCCGGACCTTTGAAGAAGAAGCGGACCTGCGAGCAAGGGAACTGCTTATTCAAAATGGTTTCTCCCCCGAAGGATTAACGCATTTACTTACCAAAATAAGCGAAAAGGAATCCGAAAAGGGGCCCGAATGGCTTTCCACCCATCCATCCCTTTTTAAGAGGCTCCATGAAGAAAGGGCTTCTTCTTTGCCCAGTACTATCTCTCGTTCTCCACAACAAGAACGCATCCGCCAACAGGCAGCGCTTCTTTTCGAACAGATTAAAATGGCCCTCCAGTAA
- a CDS encoding glycosyl hydrolase 53 family protein — protein MRGKLRNSTKYDGKNRRPLFVHTYFRTYCGVFLGIILGLGGLVSCTLPAYHDGGSTNLTSYEQLNIAPLSVSIPADFIRGVDVSMVQEIEELGGAYYDGNNQRRDPLAILKDAGVNWVRLRLWNNPRNSTYTSVNYGHNDIGRTVAIARRAKALGLKVLLDFHYSDTWADPAQQVVPASWASYTDIQDLADALYDFTYTTIQTLTTANAVPDMVQIGNEIDSGMLFNWGKLSESTGPANLGVLLDAASDAVRAAAPQAKIMIHLSRGGRDLSGLTSFFDRYATHGGTAATVREIDFDIIGLSYYPYYASHGTVTQLKSNIENLKSRYGKNVLIAETSYGWTTGYGDSTTNVFWEDDEEVAATNLTGQGLTFATRSNGTTLYFPATIENQAAFIRLMIGSSAEKGALGIFYWGGDWIPALGVGSTWENQALFDFNGKALPSLTALGVRGNN, from the coding sequence ATGAGAGGGAAATTACGGAATTCGACAAAATATGATGGAAAAAATCGGCGCCCCCTGTTTGTTCACACTTATTTTAGGACGTATTGCGGGGTGTTCTTGGGGATAATCCTTGGGCTTGGGGGACTCGTCTCCTGCACCCTTCCGGCGTATCATGATGGGGGAAGCACCAATCTTACCTCGTATGAGCAATTGAATATTGCCCCTCTTTCGGTGAGTATACCGGCAGATTTTATCCGGGGCGTGGATGTTTCGATGGTACAAGAGATAGAAGAGCTTGGGGGTGCCTACTATGATGGGAATAACCAACGAAGGGATCCCCTGGCGATTCTTAAAGATGCAGGGGTGAATTGGGTGCGGTTACGCCTATGGAATAATCCCCGGAATAGTACGTATACGAGTGTTAACTATGGTCATAACGATATTGGTCGTACCGTCGCCATAGCCCGTCGCGCAAAGGCCCTGGGATTGAAGGTCCTGTTGGATTTTCATTACAGTGATACCTGGGCCGATCCAGCCCAACAGGTTGTACCTGCTTCCTGGGCTTCCTATACGGACATACAGGACCTGGCAGACGCTCTGTACGATTTTACCTATACCACGATTCAGACCCTTACTACCGCTAATGCTGTTCCTGACATGGTCCAGATCGGAAACGAAATCGATAGTGGCATGCTTTTTAACTGGGGGAAGCTCAGCGAATCCACTGGGCCTGCCAATCTGGGAGTACTCCTTGATGCGGCATCCGATGCGGTTCGAGCCGCAGCCCCACAGGCTAAAATCATGATACACCTTTCCCGGGGGGGACGGGATCTGAGCGGACTTACCTCCTTTTTTGATCGCTATGCAACCCACGGAGGAACCGCTGCTACGGTACGAGAAATTGATTTTGATATAATCGGTCTTTCCTACTATCCCTATTATGCAAGCCATGGAACGGTAACTCAGCTCAAAAGTAATATAGAAAATTTAAAAAGCCGTTATGGTAAGAATGTTCTCATAGCTGAGACAAGTTACGGCTGGACTACCGGTTACGGAGACTCCACAACCAATGTGTTTTGGGAAGATGATGAAGAAGTGGCCGCCACTAACCTGACAGGCCAGGGTCTTACCTTCGCGACTCGTTCAAATGGAACTACCCTCTATTTCCCGGCGACTATTGAAAATCAGGCCGCTTTCATACGGCTTATGATAGGATCTAGTGCAGAAAAGGGGGCCCTTGGAATTTTCTATTGGGGTGGGGATTGGATACCCGCCTTAGGTGTAGGGAGTACCTGGGAGAACCAGGCCCTGTTTGATTTTAACGGCAAGGCTCTTCCTTCTCTTACAGCCCTTGGTGTCCGGGGAAATAATTAG
- a CDS encoding LacI family DNA-binding transcriptional regulator, with amino-acid sequence MKHKKTTQSDVARRAGVSRSMVSYVLNGTDAAIAPETRERILKAIEELNYRPNTFAQALHRGASGNLADKQIGIVMCDVDRFLRPYYAEILAGIHQAAHRNRYHIRFIRFFEELKDPVLFNKLVHPEEVNGLILLSLDQVLQGPEDRQVIERIKTRIEQVVCVEWKYDGLPSVSFDRQDAMYRAVVHLLHKGYRKIFYIGEIDNRTLGYKQALMEDQRTSSTDFYIDNANNMTSGYEAAQRLYHEETFQRLLQQGESSPTERPAICAGSDEVAIGILRFLHEKNIMVPRQVGLISMDNIEMAAFANPPLTTINVQKRGMGEQAVELLIRGQARQGAQAVTVLLPTSLIERNSC; translated from the coding sequence ATGAAACATAAAAAAACGACCCAGTCGGATGTGGCTCGGCGAGCGGGGGTAAGTCGCAGTATGGTTTCCTATGTACTTAACGGGACCGATGCGGCGATTGCCCCTGAAACGCGGGAGCGAATTCTTAAGGCTATTGAAGAACTAAATTATCGCCCTAACACATTTGCCCAGGCCCTTCATAGAGGAGCTTCAGGGAACCTGGCGGATAAGCAGATTGGCATTGTCATGTGTGATGTGGACCGCTTTCTTCGTCCCTACTATGCGGAGATTCTGGCGGGAATCCACCAGGCGGCCCATCGAAATCGTTACCACATCCGTTTTATCCGTTTTTTTGAAGAATTAAAAGATCCCGTGCTTTTTAATAAACTTGTTCATCCGGAAGAGGTGAATGGGCTTATCCTTCTTTCTCTCGATCAGGTACTCCAAGGGCCAGAAGATCGACAGGTAATTGAACGGATTAAGACTCGGATAGAACAGGTGGTCTGTGTAGAATGGAAATACGACGGCCTTCCCTCCGTTTCCTTTGATCGTCAGGATGCTATGTACCGGGCGGTGGTCCATCTTTTACATAAGGGGTATAGAAAAATATTTTATATTGGAGAAATTGATAACCGAACCTTGGGGTACAAGCAGGCTCTTATGGAAGATCAAAGAACATCTTCCACGGATTTTTATATTGATAACGCCAATAATATGACCAGTGGGTACGAAGCGGCCCAGCGGCTATATCATGAAGAGACCTTTCAAAGGTTGCTTCAGCAAGGAGAATCCTCTCCGACAGAACGGCCGGCGATTTGTGCGGGTTCTGATGAGGTGGCGATTGGTATCCTGCGTTTCCTTCATGAAAAGAATATTATGGTTCCCCGGCAGGTAGGCCTTATCAGTATGGATAACATTGAGATGGCAGCCTTTGCAAATCCTCCTTTAACTACCATCAATGTGCAAAAACGGGGCATGGGAGAACAGGCGGTAGAACTGCTGATTCGGGGACAGGCCAGACAAGGTGCTCAAGCGGTAACGGTTCTCTTGCCGACTTCCCTTATAGAAAGAAATTCCTGTTAG
- a CDS encoding ferritin-like domain-containing protein: protein MAYHEPVELLDEKTRNISRAITSLKEELEAVDWYNQRVAACQDPQLRAILAHNRDEEIEHATMILEWLRRNMDGWDEQLRTYLFTEGDLTQLENAAEEGGTSLSRGSLGIGNLE from the coding sequence ATGGCCTATCATGAGCCGGTGGAATTGCTGGACGAAAAGACCCGGAATATTTCCCGGGCTATAACCAGTTTAAAAGAAGAACTAGAGGCCGTGGACTGGTACAACCAGCGGGTTGCGGCCTGTCAGGACCCACAACTCCGGGCGATTTTGGCCCACAACCGAGACGAAGAAATTGAACATGCCACGATGATTCTGGAGTGGCTCAGGCGAAACATGGATGGCTGGGATGAACAATTACGAACCTATCTTTTTACCGAAGGGGACCTTACCCAGCTAGAAAATGCCGCTGAAGAAGGGGGTACTTCCCTGTCCAGGGGAAGTCTTGGTATCGGGAACCTCGAATAA
- a CDS encoding LEA type 2 family protein, with amino-acid sequence MADLYGINKNDKGKNFFLDEGDFHSLKKKKASRLLQGGIVLGLFFFLILGETSCTTQPSPAVSLENPLQGSFTLKSAEAMTSGEALLIAGVFEISNTASQEIFVTESTVEITVEDRNHRVSTITVPLSPSGNPQALKAGASSLYPFSASVKVRDLTPDEGGNFLCHLTGRGLWESGKNSLSHPFKVSQAYSVKWLRAPELRILSLAVKQAELVNTRFRIRLSVYNPNGFPLTIFRMRYELFGNGRPWADGFMEKIYTVPSAQTTEVDVFVVMNFIDMGRDLFNQVLTMKDVSYRFAGTLQLATPLESQPPFSYAFNLEGFAPVER; translated from the coding sequence ATGGCTGATTTGTATGGAATAAACAAAAACGATAAAGGGAAGAACTTTTTTCTTGATGAGGGCGATTTTCACTCTCTGAAAAAAAAGAAGGCGAGCCGGTTACTACAGGGTGGTATCGTGTTGGGCCTCTTTTTCTTCTTGATTTTGGGGGAGACTTCCTGCACAACCCAGCCTTCTCCTGCGGTCTCGCTAGAAAATCCCCTCCAGGGTTCTTTTACTCTCAAAAGTGCCGAAGCTATGACCAGTGGCGAAGCCCTTTTGATTGCGGGCGTATTCGAGATAAGTAATACAGCCTCTCAGGAAATTTTTGTTACGGAGTCCACGGTGGAAATTACCGTAGAAGATAGAAATCACCGGGTTTCAACCATCACCGTTCCTCTTTCTCCGTCTGGGAATCCACAGGCCCTTAAGGCGGGGGCCTCCTCTCTGTATCCCTTTTCTGCTTCGGTTAAGGTTCGTGACCTTACTCCTGATGAGGGAGGGAATTTCTTGTGTCACCTTACCGGGCGGGGATTATGGGAAAGTGGCAAAAACTCTCTCTCCCATCCCTTCAAGGTCTCCCAAGCCTATTCCGTGAAGTGGCTACGGGCGCCGGAACTTCGAATTCTTTCGTTAGCGGTAAAACAGGCGGAACTGGTTAATACCCGTTTTCGGATACGTCTTTCAGTGTATAATCCAAACGGGTTTCCCCTTACTATTTTTCGTATGCGGTATGAACTTTTTGGCAACGGGCGTCCCTGGGCCGATGGCTTTATGGAAAAGATCTATACCGTTCCTTCTGCCCAGACTACCGAGGTGGATGTCTTTGTGGTCATGAATTTTATCGATATGGGGCGGGACCTTTTTAATCAGGTACTTACCATGAAGGATGTCTCCTATCGTTTTGCGGGAACCCTTCAGCTTGCTACGCCCCTGGAAAGCCAGCCTCCTTTCTCGTATGCCTTTAATCTTGAAGGTTTTGCTCCGGTGGAACGATAA
- a CDS encoding family 1 encapsulin nanocompartment shell protein yields MDIFKREQAPIASVAWNEIDNRARQVLMGHLTARRILHVRGPLGWNYAALPEGRLSILQESPVAGVRCGVYQVQPLVETRVSFKLDRWELDNILRGARAIDLSPLDEAAKNAALFEEQAVYNGFAAGGVVGLTAAATQKAISFGKEGSEIMLNLSRALVQMQEVHQRGPFSLILGKELWERANTEVQGYPLMKRIKDMVGGTVVYSSVLEGGLMIPHRHEDLELVIGGDFSIGYEHHDSRIVQLFIAESFTLQVVDPSIILPLRA; encoded by the coding sequence ATGGATATTTTTAAACGGGAACAGGCTCCTATAGCCTCCGTAGCATGGAATGAAATAGATAACCGGGCCCGTCAGGTGCTGATGGGTCATTTGACGGCCCGGCGTATTCTTCACGTTCGGGGCCCCCTGGGCTGGAATTATGCGGCCTTGCCAGAGGGACGGCTTTCTATCTTGCAGGAAAGCCCCGTTGCAGGAGTGCGGTGTGGGGTTTATCAGGTCCAGCCTCTGGTGGAAACCCGGGTTTCCTTTAAGCTTGATCGGTGGGAATTGGATAATATCCTCCGGGGTGCCCGGGCTATCGATTTGAGTCCCCTTGATGAGGCGGCAAAAAATGCAGCCCTTTTTGAAGAACAGGCGGTATACAATGGCTTTGCTGCCGGGGGTGTCGTGGGTCTTACCGCGGCGGCCACCCAAAAGGCCATCTCCTTTGGAAAGGAAGGGAGCGAAATCATGCTCAATTTGTCCCGCGCCCTTGTTCAGATGCAAGAGGTCCATCAACGGGGCCCCTTTTCCCTGATTCTCGGAAAAGAACTCTGGGAACGGGCTAACACAGAAGTACAGGGATACCCCCTCATGAAGCGCATCAAAGATATGGTAGGGGGAACGGTTGTGTACAGCAGTGTTCTTGAGGGGGGACTCATGATCCCCCATCGCCATGAAGATCTAGAACTGGTGATCGGCGGTGACTTTTCCATAGGCTATGAACATCATGATTCTCGAATAGTGCAACTGTTTATAGCTGAATCTTTTACCCTCCAGGTCGTTGATCCTTCGATTATTTTACCATTGCGAGCATAG